GGACTTAACCCAACATCTCACGACACGAGCTGACGACAACCATGCACCACCTGTCTCAACTTTCCCCGAAGGGCACCTAATGCATCTCTGCTTCGTTAGTTGGATGTCAAGACCTGGTAAGGTTCTTCGCGTTGCTTCGAATTAAACCACATACTCCACTGCTTGTGCGGGCCCCCGTCAATTCCTTTGAGTTTCAACCTTGCGGCCGTACTCCCCAGGTGGATTACTTATTGTGTTAACTCCGGCACGGAGGGGGTCAGACCCCCCACACCTAGTAATCATCGTTTACGGCATGGACTACCAGGGTATCTAATCCTGTTTGCTACCCATGCTTTCGTGCCTCAGCGTCAGTTAAAGCCCAGCAGGCCGCCTTCGCCACTGGTGTTCCTCCCGATCTCTACGCATTTCACCGCTACACCGGGAATTCCGCCTGCCTCTGCTTCACTCAAGCTCCACAGTTTCGAACGCAGTTTGTGAGTTAAGCCCACACCTTTCACGCCCGACTTACAGAGCCGCCTACGCACCCTTTACACCCAGTAAATCCGGACAACGCTTGCTCCCTACGTATTACCGCGGCTGCTGGCACGTAGTTAGCCGGAGCTTCCTCCTCGGCTACCGTCATTATCGTCACCAAGGACAGAGGTTTACAATCCGAAAACCGTCTTCCCTCACGCGGCATTGCTGCATCAGAGTTTCCTCCATTGTGCAATATCCCCCACTGCTGCCTCCCGTAGGAGTCTGGGCCGTGTCTCAGTCCCAATGTGGCCGTTCAGTCTCTCAACCCGGCTACCGATCGTCGCTTTGGTGGGCCGTTGCCCCGCCAACTGGCTAATCGGACGCGAGTCCATCTCTCAGCGGATTGCTCCTTTGATATCACGGCCATGCGGCCTCGATATGTCATGCGGTATTAGCGTCCTTTTCAGGACGTTATCCCCCTCTGAAAGGCAGGTTACTCACGCGTTACTCACCCGTCCGCCACTAAGTAAGGTCAAAGTAAACTTCAGCCTCACTCCGTTCGACTTGCATGTGTTAGGCATGCCGCCAGCGTTCGTCCTGAGCCAGGATCAAACTCTCTAAAATATGGTATTAAATCGGCTAAAGCCGTTTTAATCTATTTCAGAGCTTTTGTTCTGCTCATCAAAAGTTCGATACGCTTTGCGCATCTCTCCGGTTCTTTTTCCCGAGTTCCCGGCAAACTCGTTTCCGGAAGTACTCATTCTTGCAAATGATCTTCTCAAAATTTTACGGGTCCTTCTTTTCTTTGCGTTGTTTAATTTTCAAGGTCCTGGCCGATTCCGCCTGGCCTTTTGGCCCTTCGGAACCGCACGCCCTTTTGTAAGGCGCTTGACTATAATACCAAATCAACTACCGTATGTCAACCCTTTTTTCGACTTTTTTTGTTTTTTCTTTCAAAAACATATTTTTTCTTGTGAAAAAGCGGTTTTTCGGGCCAAAAATGATTTCAAAATCCATTTCAAGGGGAAATCCCGCTTTTTGAATAATTTTTTCCTGTGAAGGGAATTTTATCTGCAAAAGGAGAGATTGTCGTGAAAAATATCAGTGATTCCCAAAAGAAAAGGCTGGATCAATTCAAATATGTCTGGCGCGTCGCCGTTATCATTCTGGTAAATCTGCTGATGATCGCGGTGGTCGCAAGGGTCGGAACGGACAGCGGCAAAATGATCTGGTCCCCCTCGGTGCAAACACTTTCCAAAGTGGGGTCGCGCGGGGATGAAGTAAAAAAGGTACAGACCAAGCTGAAACAATACGGCCTTTATAATGGAAATATCGACGGCATTTTCGGAGAGCAGACGCGAAAAGCCGTGGTTCAGTTCCAGAAAAATAACGGGCTGACAGCCGACGGGATCGCCGGGAGCAAGACGCTGGCCGCGCTCGGCATCAGCTCTTCCTCCGGGCAGGGACAGTTCACTCAGAGCGATATCGACCTGCTTGCCCGGATCATTTCGGCCGAAGCGCGCGGCGAGCCTTACCTGGGGCAGGTGGCGGTCGGCGCGGTCATCATCAACCGTATCTCCCACCCCTCGTTCCCCAACACCCTCGCGGGGGTCATCTATCAGCCGGGCGCGTTTTCCTGCCTGAACGACGGGGGCATCAACGCCCCGGTCGCGGATTCCGCTTATCGGGCCGCGCGGGACGCCATCAACGGGTCCGATCCCTCCGGCGGCGCGATCTACTATTATAATCCCGCGAAATCCACGAATCAATGGATTTTCTCTCGCCCGGTCGTCACTGTGATCGGAAGCCATCGGTTTGCGCTGTGAAGCACGGATTCCCCTTTATCGGCCGGCGGACCTTTTCCTCATTCGAATCCATTTTTTAGGGCCGGGTTTTCTCCCCGGCCCCTTTTTGTGCGTTTGGGCCAATTCATTCTATTGAAATCTTTGGATGCTTTTAATCGATACCTATCATTATATTTCTTTTCCCGCCCGAATGACACAAAAATTTTTTGTCTTATCAGGCAGAGAATCATTCCTGCAAAAGAAAAGCGGCGCCCAAAAAAATTACGGCCGCCGCTTTTTCTATTTCCTTAATTAGGATTCCCGCTTATTTCTGAAACGCCAGAAAAATCTTTTTGACTTCATCCTGACGCTTCTCGTGAGCTTCCCCGGTCTCTTTGTCGGCATAGATCATCAGATATTTTTCATTTCCGGAAAGGATCGCCGGAACTTCCACATCCATAATTTTCAGCTTTCCGTTCTGCTTTACGCTCTGGATGGTTTCTTTCCCCTTTTCTTCCAGAGCGTTGGGGTCGAATTCATAGAGCTCAAGCATCACGTTCGCCTTGCCCTCGTATCCGTAAGTGTATTTGACCCCCGCCTTCGCGCCAATCATCTTGGCCTGCATGGTCTGCGGCGCCTCTGAAACGGCGCCCTTCGCCTTCATATAAGCCTGTAAGCCGGAAAGGTTATCTTCATAAGTGATTTGCTGCTGAGAAGAGGAGCTTGCCCCTTTGGAAGATTCCGCGGCCGTCTGGGACTGCGCCGCCTTTTTTTCCATATATTCCTTGCTTCCGACGTCCCCCGCGCCGCAGGCAGTGAGCGCCAGCACCAAAACGCCGGCCATCGCCAAAGCCAACCATCTTTTCATCGGTTTGAACCCTCTCTTTATGCTTGTTTCGTAAATTAGGATTTATTATAGCCTATCCTTCAGGAAAAAGCAAGCATCGCGCGGATTGTGCCTTTATATGAAATTTTTTACTATAATAATACGAACTGTATATTATTTTTCTGATTTTTCTTTCTGATCCAATTCTAAAATAAGAGGTGTTTCCGTAGAGGAAATATACATTTCTTCGGTTTTCTTCTGAGCCTCCTGCATTACTTCAATTGCTCTGCTTATTTCATGGAACAGGGTATCATACATTTTCTGATAATCAGTCATAAGCAAGAACCTCACTTTTAACGTAATATTTAGTACTTATAAGTACTAAATAAGTACTTTTACCATCTCTTCATGGTAAAGTCAACAGTATAAAAATATAGAAAAGTAGGTGTGTTTTCATGTTTTTCCCGCGTCTGAAGGATTTAAGAAACGACAGAGACCTTCTTCAAACAGATATCGCCAAGCTGCTGAACATCAGCCAAACCGTCTATTCCAGATATGAGCGGGGATTTCAGACAATACCCGTGGAATACCTGACGACACTGGCTGATTTTTATCATACCTCTACTGATTATATTCTTGGCCGGACAAATAACCCGGCTCCCTACCAAAAATAAGAAAAGCCGCTTCACCGTTTTGAGGATTTTCCAGCACTTTCCCAATATCCCCCAGTATCACCTCAAAAGAAGTATAGCACTTATGCCTGTGTAATGCAGTACATATGCAATGCATTAATTTCAAAATTATCTCATTACAATTAGTATTACAAATGCATTGCACAGGAGGCTTCATGATGGGAAAATTTAAAATTCCCCGGATTCCGGCGACCACAAATAAAACCATACGCTTCCCAAACGACCTGATCGAACAGGTTGAGGCTGCCATATCAGGCAAAGAATGTACGTTTTCGGCTTTTGTTATCGAGGCGGTTCGTGTTGCGCTGAAGGATCTTGATAGAGAAGATGATTGAGCCCATATCTATTTGGAAGGCGACAGTTTATGGATATACGGGAACGGATCAAGCAATTGATGGACCAAAAGGACTGGACGGAATATAAGCTTGCAAAAGAGGCAGGCCTGCCGCAATCCACCATTTCCCATCTGTTCAAAAGGAACAATGCGCCGACATACCCCACAATAGAAGCGATCTGTCAAGCGTTCGGCATCACCATCGCGCAGTTTTTTGCCGACGAAGGCGAGGCGGTGGTTCTCACGCCGGAGCAAAGGGAAATGCTTCTTTTATGGGGAACTCTCTCGGAAAAGCAGCGCCAGATGATTAAAGATATCATGGTGCAGTTCGGAAACGAAAATAACCCGCAGGATTCGGAATGAACCTGCGGGCAGTCTTATTATAAAAATTTATATCATGAATCAGGTGGTACGTTGAAAGCCGAACATAAAATGAAATACCGGCAGCTGGGGTTAAAAATCAGCTATTACAGAAAATTGAAAGGATTGACGCAGGAACAGTTTGCGGAAAAGCTCGATAAAAATCTTGCGTTCATCGGTGCGGTGGAAGCCCCGAATATCGATAGGACCATTTCCCTTGATACCCTGTTTGATATTGCCGATATTCTGGAGGTTCCCGCCTATAAATTTCTGAAATTTGATGAAGACTGACCGAGCATTGCTTTTCTCCGGTTTTCACATGTTATTCTTTTGTAAGGTGATGTGGATGATAAGCTACGATCCGTTTTACAAAACGCTGTTAAGGAAAAATATCACTGAGTATTATCTGATCTATAAACAAGGAATTTCCGCAAACATTTTGCATCGCATGAAACACGGGAAGAATATTACGCTGAAAACTCTCGATACCCTTTGTTTTATTTTGGATTGTGACGTATCCGATATTATCGAGTATCGAAAGGATACTTAAAGCGTCTAGCAGCACGAATGCATTACCAGACGCTTATGCTTATGTTTTTGGGAAAAAAGAAGGGCAGGCCCCCAAGATGGTGGCCTGCCTTCTTTCTTCCGGACACATCGGGACTCGGGTATTGGCACGCTCTGCCCGCGTTCCGCGAGTCCCTCCTTTTCCCGCGAAAAAAATTTTTCTTTTCCTGCTTCTCCCTACCTGCACCGGGTTCTGCGGCGAGATGAATTCACCAATATAAAAAAGCACCTCAAGGGTGCTTTTTTATATTGGTGGACACATCGGGACTCGAACCCAAGACCTCTCGCGTGTGAGGCGAGCGCTCTAACCAGCTGAGCTATGCGTCCTCATGAAGAAATCCCCCTGCTTTGGGGGAGTCTTCGTTTTGGTTGGTGACCCGGACGAGATTCGAACTCGTGAACCCGCCGTGAAAGGGCGGTGTCTTAACCGCTTGACGACCGGGCCGAATGGTAGCGGCAAATGGACTTGAACCATCGACACTTCGGGTATGAACCGAATGCTCTAGCCAACTGAGCTATGCCGCCATATTTTGCAACAAAAGAAACGGAGCGTTATTCATTATAGTATACGGTTGTCCATTTTGTCAAGATAAATTCGAAATTTTCTTTCTTTTTTTTGTTCGTTCTACTCAAAGACCGCCCTGCAGACAAAACTGCTGCCCCGCGGATTGTCCCCGCCCAGATAAACGGTGCCGTCTTCCTCTTTGGCGTAAATTTTCAGATTCTCGCCCAGCCTGGTTTCCAATACATAATGGATCTGAAAATCGACAAGGTTCCGCCCCATCATTCCGCCCGGCACGAAATCACAGAAAATATCGCAGTAAATGGAATTGTTCAGATGTCCGTTGTAATCCAGATCGGAATAGCGCACCATGCGCTCGCCGACCTGCGGGGCATCCTTTGGCATGGCGATACGCCCCAGGCGCTGGCCGCTGTTCTCCCCGGCGCTGATTCCGTATCGGGAAAAGGCCTTCGGGCGAAGCAGGCGATGCTCTTTGGCGCTCACCAAAGCGGATGCTTCCAGCACCTCTATCATCAGCTCTTCGCCGCGCCATACCTCGAATTCCCTGTAAAACTGCGCGCCCACCACGCCGCAGGCGCGCGTGGTCATGCGGATGGTATCGCGGTGAACGGGAAGATTGTGGATCCTGATCTGCGCGCGGGTATAAACAAAAACAAGGCCGTCGGCTTTCAGCTTTTCGTAAGGAAGCCCATACACACCAAGATGGCGCTCGCTGATTTCCTGGCAGTACCGCATCAGCGAAGAAAGGCGAAGCTTATTTTTGACTCCGACATCATAGGTGGCCAGCTGAATCGTTTCGCTGTATTCCTTCAATTTATCATCCATACTTCTTCTGCCATCCCTTTATTTTTCAAACACCGATCCGTCCCGCGAATCCCGGGAAAGATCGGCGCACACGGTCTGTATTCTTTCCAAATAATAACAATAATATAACATGATTGAAAGCCGGCCGGTAGTTTTTTTACGGCAAAGTCTCCAGAACGCAAAGCTCATCATGCTTCCATGTTCTCTCAGGCGTCGGAGGCTTTGCCTCCGCTCACGCCGTGAGGTTATTATAACATGTCCCCGGTGTTTTTTCAACCGCGTGTTTGCTTATAATTCTTTTCAAGAAAATATTAAAAACTTTTCTATAACAAAACGGACCGCATTTCCGCGGCCCGGCTGGTTTTTCGATCTTTCCGTTATTTGATGAGGTCGACCCCCATATACGGGCGAAGCACTTCCGGCACGGTGACCGTTCCGTCCGCGTTCTGGTAATTTTCCAGAATCGCCGCGACGGTGCGCCCGACGGCGAGCCCGGAGCCGTTCAGCGTATGCACCAGCCTCGCCTTGTCGTGCGGGGTGGCCTTATAGCGGATCTGGGCCCGGCGCGCCTGATAATCCTCGAAATTCGAGCAGGAGGAGATCTCCACATAACGATTGTAGGAAGGCATCCAGACCTCGATGTCGTAGGTCTTGGCCGAAGAGAACCCAAGATCTCCGCTGGAAAGGCATACCACCCGGTAAGGCAGGCCCAAAAGCTGAAGCACGCGCTCCGCATCCTGCGTCAAACTTTCCAGCTCCTGATACGAGGTTTCCGGCTCGACAAACTTGACCAGCTCCACCTTGTTGAACTGGTGCTGGCGGATCAGGCCCCGCGTATCGCGCCCCGCGGAACCGGCCTCGGCGCGGAAACAGGCGGAATAGGCGCAGTATTTGATCGGCAGCTTCGCGCCATCCAGAATCTCGTTGCGATGCATGTTCGTGACCGGAACTTCCGCCGTGGGGATCAGGAAATAATCCTCGTTCGACACCTTCGTCGCAAGCCGGAACGCATCCTCTTCAAATTTCGGCAGTTGGCCGGTGCCGGTCATAGAGGTGCGGTTCACCATAAAGGGAGGAAGAATCTCCGTATAGCCGTGCTCGATATGGGTATTCAGAAAAAAGTTGATGATGGAGCGTTCCAGCCGGGCCCCCAGCCCTTTATAGAAGTGGAAGCGCGCGCCTGTGACCTTTGCGGCGGTCTCGGGATCCAGAATGTCGAGGTCGCGCCCGATATCCCAGTGCGCCTTCGGATCGAAAGCGAATTGGGTGGGCTCGCGCCAGCGGCGGATCTCACGGTTTTCCGTATCGTCCTTCCCGATCGGCACGTCCGGATTCGGCACGTTCGGCAGGGCGAGCAGCAAAGTTCTCTGCCGCTCCTCCAGCGCGGAAAGCTGAGCGGCCTCTTTTTTGATGGCGTCGGAAAGGATTTTCAGCCTATCCATCAGTTCGGCGGTATCCTTGCCTTCCTTTTTCAGAACGGGGATTTTTTTGTTATCGGCGTTCTGCTCGGCCTTCATCGCTTCCGTCTCTCCCGTAATCCGGCGGCGCTCCTCGTCTATTTTAAGAATGCTGTCCACCAGCGAATCCGCATCCATGTTGCGGGTCTTCATCGCGGCTTTGATTTTGTCGGGATCGTTGCGGATCACTTTAACGTCTAACATAGTTATCTCCTTTTTTCTTTGCTTCTTTTCCGGCCGTTTTCCGGGGCTCGGTTTTCTATTAAGTATCCTGGCTGAAATGCAGGCTTTTAATCAGATTGGCGAGGTCCTCTTCCCCGTAAAATTCGATCTGAAGCAGTCCCTTCGTCCGGGTGCCGTCCACTTTTACCTTCCGGCCCAGGCTGTCGTGCAGGGCAAGCTCCACTTCTTCGAAGTAGTGCGCTTTCTTTTTGGGCGGGCGCGGGGCCACCGCCTTTTCGGAAACAGCCTTCTTTGCCATTTTTTCCAGTTCCCGCACGGAAATTCCTTTTTCGGCGGCAATCCGGCCCGCTTTTATCATTTCTTCCTGCGACGGAAAGCCCAGCAGCGTGCGGGCGTGCCCCGCGGAAAGCTTTCCCTGCTCCAAAAGCAGAAGCACCGGCTGCGGCAGATTGAGCAACCGAAGCGCATTTGCGACGGCCGGCCGCGATTTTCCGACGGTTTTCGCCACCTCTTCCTGCGTAAGCCCGTAATTTTCCATCAGCATCCGGTAGCCGTTCGCTTCTTCCAGCGCGGAAAGGTCTTCGCGCTGAAGGTTTTCGATCAGCGCAAGCTGCATCACTTCGGCGTCCGTCAGCTCCCGGATCACGGCGGGCACCTCGCCGATCCCGGCCATGCGCGCCGCGCGCCAGCGGCGTTCGCCCGCCACGATCTGGTAGCCGCCGCTCATCAGCGGGCGCACCAGCAGCGGCTGCAGCACCCCGTGCTGCGCGATGGAATCCGCAAGCTCGGAAAGCGCCGCCTCGTCAAAGTCCTTTCGGGGCTGCGAGCGGTTCGGCTCTATTTCATTCAACGGCAGCGTTACCGTGGAATTCTGATTTTCCATATCGTTTTCCGCGAAAATGGCGTCCAGCCCTTTGCCAAGGCCGCCCTTTTTTTTCATGACACCGCCTCCTTATGTCTTTATGTATCCTTTTCCATCATTTCGCCGGCCAGCTCCTCATACGCGACGGCGCCTTTTGAGGACCGGTCGAAGTAAAGCACGGGCTTTCCGAAGCTCGGCGCCTCCGAAAGGCGGACCGTCCTCGGGATCACCGTCGCAAACACCTTGCGCGGAAAATATTTTTTGACTTCCTCCACCACCTGTTGGGTCAGGTTCAGCCTGCCGTCATACATGGTGAGGAGGACTCCCTCGATCTCCAATTTTGGATTATACTGCCGTTTGACGCGGCGCACCGAATTCATCAGCTGGGAGAGGCCCTCCAGCGCATAATATTCGCACTGCACCGGAACGAGGAGCGTGTCCGCAAGGCACAGCGCGTTCGTCGTGATCAGGCCGAGGGACGGGGGGCAATCGATCAGGATATAATCGTATTCCGCGCGAAGGGGAAGCACCGCGTTTTTCAGGATGGATTCCCGGTGCGGCAGGCCGGCAAGCTCCAGCTCGGCCGCGGCCAGATCCATGCTGGATGGAAGCAGGTCCAGATTTTCAAACTCCGTATGAACCAGTACCTCCCGTGGGTCGGCCCCGTTCACCAGCATCTCATAGACCGTCACTTTCAGGCGGCGGCGGTCCACCCCCAGCCCGCTGGAGGAATTCCCCTGGGGGTCGACGTCGACCAGCAGCGTCTTTTCTCCCCGATGCCCGATCGACGCGGCGAGATTCACTGCAGTTGTGGTTTTTCCGACTCCGCCTTTCTGGTTTGCAATCGCAATGATTTTCCCCATATTTTCCCCTTTCCAATCCAAAAAATTCCCCTTATAACAATATCCGGTTTCTTTCAAGCCGGCCATCGCGGCCGCCTGAAGGAATTGCGCGGCGGGCCATCCGCGCGGATCAGCCGCAATCGTTGATTCAATGAATCTTATTATAACACTCTTTCCGGGGGAGATAAAGAGGGTTGTCCGAAAAAATCCCTGTTTCACGTGAAACAGGGACGGTAGGGTGTCAGATTCCGCTAGATTTCTTGAAAGGATGAAGGTTTTCCACAAAATCCCAAACTTTGGTGGAAAACCTTCCGCCCACAGAAAAATTGTGCGGGAAAAAGGGCGGCGCCTTTCGGCACCGCCCTTCTCCCGGTGGAAATAAGAATAAGGGAATGGGGAATTTCCTTGTAATCTGTTTCAGGCCGGCTTTCTTCCGCCGGCATATGCCTGTGCTTTCGGAATCCGGACGACGCACTCGATATAGTCTTCGGTCTCCATTTTGTGGGACACGGCGTCGATCCCTGAAAGCTGCATGGCTTCGATCGCATGATTGATGGTATTCATAAAAATACGGATATCCTTTACGATAAAGGTCCGTTTTGCTTTCGGCTTCTGTTCGGTCCTCGTTTCCAGCAGGCTGTCGATCAGGCTTTCGGTCTGCTGAACGTTGAGCCCTTTTTCAATGATGAAATTCAGCGCGCGGGCGCGCATTCGTTCATTCTCGATGCGGATCAGCGCGCGGGCGTGGCGCTCCGTCAGGCCCGCGGCGGAAATTTTCCGGCGCTCCTCCGGATTCAGCCGGAGCAGGCGGAGCTTATTCGCAATGGCGGACTGGCTTTTGCCAAGGCGTACGGCCGCCTCCTCCTGGGTGACGCCCCACTGGGCGATCAGCATCTGGATGCCCTCCGCCTCCTCGAAAAGCTGAAGATCCTGCCGCTGAAGATTTTCCAGAATCGCATAGACGGCGGACTGCTGCTCGTCGCAGTTGATGACGATGCAGGAGACGAAGCGCATTCCGGCCATCGCACAGGCGCGCAGACGGCGCTCCCCGGCGACCAGCTCGTATCCGCCCCCCGCCCTTCGCACGGTAAGCGGCTGAAGCAGCCCATTCGCCCGGATGCTGTCCGAAAGCTCCTGCAGTTCCTTCTGCGAAAACTTCCGCCTCGGCTGCGCCGGATTGGGACGTATTTTATCCAGCGGTAGCTCCTGCACTTTTTTTCTTTCCTGCATCGTAAACAAAAAACGCCGCCTCCCCCTGCTTGTCCTTTTTCTATAAGATAGCACAGGGTGACGGGCGGGTTCTGTTGAAATATGGAGACGGGAAATATTTTTTTAAAAAAGTTTGTATCCTTTAAAGAGGGCTTTTCGCTATTTTTGCACTGGCACGCGGATATTTGTCGGATGTCGGCGCCTTTTTTTTCATCAGTAAAATCGTTCTCGCGCTGCCATCCGGCAGGGAAAAAGAGCGGATGCTTCCCTTGTCCGCCCCCAAAAGGGAAAGCGCGTTCTGCGCGGCGGAAAGCTCTTCCGGGCCGCCGGGCCCTTTCATCGCGGCGAACATTCCCCCCGTTTTCACAAGCGGAAGGCAGTATTCGCACAGGATATTCAGCGGAGCCACCGCGCGCGCGGCAGCCAGATCGTAGCTTCCCCGCATTTCTTTTTTGCGCCCGGCCTCCTCCGCCCGCGCGTGGATCAGCTCGGCGGAAACTCCGAGCTTTTCGCACGCATCCTTCAGAAAGATCAGGCGCTTATTCAGGCTGTCAAGCAGGGTCAGCGAAAGATCATTTCGCATGATTTTCAGCGGGAGGCCGGGAAAGCCCGCCCCGGTGCCGACGTCGATCACGCGCGCGCCGCGCGGAAGCTCCCACGCGTTCAGCAGCAGGATGCTGTCCAGAAAATGCTTGACCGCAATCTCGCGCGGCTCCGTAATGGCGGTCAGGTTCATCTTCTGATTCCATTCGGTCAAAAGCTCCAGATAAGCCTGAAACTGCTCCGCCTGCCGCGCGCTGACGGAAATCCCGGCATCCGCGGCGTACTTTACGAGCATCCGCCTGATATTTTCCATTACGTTCTCTCCTTGTGGCGCGAAAGCCAGATCAGCAGCACGGAAATGTCGGCCGGGCTCACCCCGGAAATGCGGGAAGCCTGCCCCACGCTGCCGGGGCGCACCTTCTGCAGCTTTTCCTGCGCTTCGGTGCGCAGGCCGATGATTTTGGAATAATCCGTCTCCAAAGGAAAGCGCTTTCCCTCCAGCCTCCGCATTTCTGCGATGTCGGCTTTCTGCCGCTGAATATACCCCTCGTATTTGATCTCGATCTCCACATTTTCGAACACGGCGGCGGGAAGCTCGGGCCTTCCCCCATCCACGGGCGACAGGCTTTCATAATTCAGCTCGGGCCTGCGGAGCAGCTCGGCAAGATGAACCCCGGAGGAAATCGCCGTTGTTCCACGTGAAACAAGGACTCTGTTCACCTCTTCCGTGGGGGAGATCACCGTCTTCCGCACACGCTCCATCTCCTGCTTCTTCTGCTCTTCTTTCCGGCAGAACCGTTTCCAGCGGTCATCCCCGATCAGCCCGATCTTTCTGCCGATGGGAGTGAGCCGTTCGTCCGCATTGTCCTGACGCAGCACCAGCCTGTATTCCGAGCGCGAAGTCATCATGCGGTAGGGGTCCGTCACGCCCTTTGTAATCAGGTCGTCGACCAGCGTGCCGATATACGAGCTGGCGCGGTCGAGAATCATCGGTTCTTTTCCCAGCACCTTCAGCGCGGCGTTGATCCCGGCCACAATTCCCTGTGCGGCGGCCTCTTCATAGCCGGAGCTGCCATTAAACTGCCCGGCGCCGTAAAGGCCGGGATGCTCCGAAAATTCCAGCGTCGCATCCATCTGAACCGGGTCGACGCAGTCGTATTCGATCGCATAGGCGCAGCGCATGATCTCCACGTGTTCCAGCCCGTGGATCGTACGATAAAACGCAATCTGCACTTCCTCCGGCAAAGAGGATGACATGCCCTGAAGATACATTTCCTCCGTATCCAGGCCGCACGGCTCGATGAAAAGCTGATGGCGCGGCTTGTCCCGAAAGCGCATGATCTTGTCCTCGATGCTGGGGCAGTAACGCGGGCCGATGCCCTCGATCTTCCCGGAATAAAGCGGGGAACGGCCGATATTCTGAAGAATGACCCGCCTGGTGTCGCCGTTCGTCCACGCGATGTGGCAGACCTCCCGGTTTTCTCCGGGCTCCAGCGTATCATAGGAAAACGGAATCACCGGCTCGTCGCCGCGCTGCACCTCCAGATCGGAAAAGTCGATGCTGCTGCGGAGGACGCGCGCGGGGGTCCCCGTCTTGAAACGGCGCAGGCGAAGCCCGAGCTTTTTCAGCGCGCTGCCGAGAAACGCCGCCGGAAACATCCCATCCGGGCCGCCCTCGTAAGAAACGTCGCCCACATAGAT
This window of the Ruminococcaceae bacterium BL-6 genome carries:
- a CDS encoding Spore cortex-lytic enzyme, lytic transglycosylase SleB, whose translation is MKNISDSQKKRLDQFKYVWRVAVIILVNLLMIAVVARVGTDSGKMIWSPSVQTLSKVGSRGDEVKKVQTKLKQYGLYNGNIDGIFGEQTRKAVVQFQKNNGLTADGIAGSKTLAALGISSSSGQGQFTQSDIDLLARIISAEARGEPYLGQVAVGAVIINRISHPSFPNTLAGVIYQPGAFSCLNDGGINAPVADSAYRAARDAINGSDPSGGAIYYYNPAKSTNQWIFSRPVVTVIGSHRFAL
- a CDS encoding Putative lipoprotein (Evidence 3 : Putative function from multiple computational evidences) — protein: MKRWLALAMAGVLVLALTACGAGDVGSKEYMEKKAAQSQTAAESSKGASSSSQQQITYEDNLSGLQAYMKAKGAVSEAPQTMQAKMIGAKAGVKYTYGYEGKANVMLELYEFDPNALEEKGKETIQSVKQNGKLKIMDVEVPAILSGNEKYLMIYADKETGEAHEKRQDEVKKIFLAFQK
- a CDS encoding conserved protein of unknown function (Evidence 4 : Unknown function but conserved in other organisms); its protein translation is MTDYQKMYDTLFHEISRAIEVMQEAQKKTEEMYISSTETPLILELDQKEKSEK
- a CDS encoding Helix-turn-helix domain-containing protein, with protein sequence MFFPRLKDLRNDRDLLQTDIAKLLNISQTVYSRYERGFQTIPVEYLTTLADFYHTSTDYILGRTNNPAPYQK
- a CDS encoding conserved protein of unknown function (Evidence 4 : Unknown function but conserved in other organisms), which encodes MMGKFKIPRIPATTNKTIRFPNDLIEQVEAAISGKECTFSAFVIEAVRVALKDLDREDD
- a CDS encoding DNA-binding helix-turn-helix protein, with translation MDIRERIKQLMDQKDWTEYKLAKEAGLPQSTISHLFKRNNAPTYPTIEAICQAFGITIAQFFADEGEAVVLTPEQREMLLLWGTLSEKQRQMIKDIMVQFGNENNPQDSE
- a CDS encoding Helix-turn-helix domain-containing protein, yielding MKAEHKMKYRQLGLKISYYRKLKGLTQEQFAEKLDKNLAFIGAVEAPNIDRTISLDTLFDIADILEVPAYKFLKFDED
- a CDS encoding XRE family transcriptional regulator, with translation MISYDPFYKTLLRKNITEYYLIYKQGISANILHRMKHGKNITLKTLDTLCFILDCDVSDIIEYRKDT
- a CDS encoding Acyl-ACP thioesterase; protein product: MDDKLKEYSETIQLATYDVGVKNKLRLSSLMRYCQEISERHLGVYGLPYEKLKADGLVFVYTRAQIRIHNLPVHRDTIRMTTRACGVVGAQFYREFEVWRGEELMIEVLEASALVSAKEHRLLRPKAFSRYGISAGENSGQRLGRIAMPKDAPQVGERMVRYSDLDYNGHLNNSIYCDIFCDFVPGGMMGRNLVDFQIHYVLETRLGENLKIYAKEEDGTVYLGGDNPRGSSFVCRAVFE
- the serS gene encoding seryl-tRNA synthetase (Evidence 2a : Function from experimental evidences in other organisms; PubMedId : 10546897, 12682299, 14732487; Product type e : enzyme) is translated as MLDVKVIRNDPDKIKAAMKTRNMDADSLVDSILKIDEERRRITGETEAMKAEQNADNKKIPVLKKEGKDTAELMDRLKILSDAIKKEAAQLSALEERQRTLLLALPNVPNPDVPIGKDDTENREIRRWREPTQFAFDPKAHWDIGRDLDILDPETAAKVTGARFHFYKGLGARLERSIINFFLNTHIEHGYTEILPPFMVNRTSMTGTGQLPKFEEDAFRLATKVSNEDYFLIPTAEVPVTNMHRNEILDGAKLPIKYCAYSACFRAEAGSAGRDTRGLIRQHQFNKVELVKFVEPETSYQELESLTQDAERVLQLLGLPYRVVCLSSGDLGFSSAKTYDIEVWMPSYNRYVEISSCSNFEDYQARRAQIRYKATPHDKARLVHTLNGSGLAVGRTVAAILENYQNADGTVTVPEVLRPYMGVDLIK